The following coding sequences lie in one Populus trichocarpa isolate Nisqually-1 chromosome 14, P.trichocarpa_v4.1, whole genome shotgun sequence genomic window:
- the LOC18105364 gene encoding long chain acyl-CoA synthetase 8, with the protein MADSEGSFPSSPVLDKLDSNDYSSVGKGYGTYGIVGAAAVAILIPILLSTIFMGKKKVKQRGVPVEVGGEAGYAVRNARHAELVEVPWKGATTMAALFEQSCRKHSPERFLGTRKLISKEFVTASDGRKFEKLHLGDYEWQTYGQVFDRVCNFASGLIMLGHNEDTRAAIFADTRAEWLIAFQGCFRQNITVVTIYASLGVDALIHSLNETQVSTLICDPKQLKTLAAISSKITTIKNVIYFEDGETTNDLGLSASTSYWKVSSFSEVEELGKNSHVPPSLPTKNGIAVVMYTSGSTGQPKGVMITHGNIVATAAAVMTVIPKLSSNDVYLAYLPLAHVFELAAESVMLSVGCAIGYGSALTLTDTSNKIKKGTKGDASMLNPTLMPAVPAILDRVRDGVLKKVEEKGGLAKKLFNIGYKRKMAAIEGSWFGASGLERMLWDVIAFKQIRAILGVRMRFILCGGAPLSADSQRFTNICMGAIIGQGYGLTETCAGAAFTEWDDPSVGRVGPPLPCCYIKLVSWEEGGYTVADKPMPRGEVVVGGFSVTAGYFNYQEKTNEVYKVDERGMRWFYTGDIGQFHPDGCLEIIDRKKDIVKLQHGEYISLGKVEAALTSSDYVDNIMVHANPFHNYCVALIVPSRRMLEKWAQEAGIQHQNFSELCNEADAVSEVEQSLSKVAKASRLDKFETPAKIKLLPDPWTPESGLVTAALKIKREQLKSKFKDELQKLYE; encoded by the exons ATGGCTGATTCCGAGGGAAGTTTTCCGAGCTCACCTGTTCTAGATAAATTGGACTCTAATGATTACTCGTCAGTTGGGAAAGGCTATGGAACATATGGCATTGTgggtgctgctgctgttgctatCCTCATACCTATATTACTTTCTACCATCTTCAtgggaaagaaaaaggtgaAACAGAGAGGAGTCCCGGTAGAGGTAGGCGGTGAGGCAGGTTATGCAGTTCGCAATGCCCGGCATGCTGAGCTAGTTGAAGTCCCTTGGAAAGGGGCAACAACCATGGCAGCTCTATTTGAGCAGTCCTGTAGAAAGCATTCGCCAGAACGATTTCTTGGAACAAGGAAGCTAATTAGTAAGGAATTTGTTACTGCTAGTGATGGTAGGAAGTTTGAGAAGCTGCACCTGGGTGATTATGAATGGCAAACCTATGGACAGGTTTTTGATCGTGTTTGTAACTTTGCATCCGGGCTTATTATGTTAGGGCATAATGAGGATACTCGTGCTGCAATTTTTGCTGATACTCGGGCTGAGTGGTTGATTGCCTTTCAG GGATGCTTTCGGCAGAACATTACTGTTGTCACTATTTATGCTTCTCTAGGTGTGGATGCTTTGATCCATTCACTCAATGAG ACTCAAGTATCTACCCTGATCTGTGATCCCAAGCAGTTGAAAACGCTAGCTGCAATAAGCTCAAAAATAACAACTATTAAGAATGTCATTTACTTTGAAGATGGAGAAACTACAAATGATTTGGGCTTATCTGCAAGCACAAGCTATTGGAAGGTTTCATCTTTTTCTGAAGTTGAGGAACTGGGGAAGAACAGTCATGTTCCTCCAAGCTTACCTACAAAGAATGGAATTGCTGTTGTTATGTACACAAGTGGCAGTACAGGCCAGCCAAAG GGAGTCATGATTACACATGGCAACATTGTAGCCACTGCTGCAGCAGTTATGACGGTGATTCCAAAACTGAGTAGCAATGATGTATATTTGGCTTATTTGCCCCTAGCCCATGTTTTTGAACTGGCAGCTGAG TCTGTAATGTTGTCTGTAGGTTGTGCTATTGGCTACGGTTCAGCATTGACTTTGACAGACACTtctaacaaaattaagaaaggaACCAAGGGTGATGCATCTATGTTAAATCCTACTCTCATGCCGGCAGTTCCAGCCATACTAGATCGTGTCCGGGATGGAGTTCTAAAAAAG GTTGAGGAGAAGGGAGGGTTAGCAAAGAAGCTTTTCAACATTGGATATAAGCGCAAAATGGCAGCCATAGAAGGAAGCTGGTTTGGTGCTTCGGGACTGGAGAGAATGCTGTGGGATGTCATTGCCTTCAAACAAATACGTGCTATACTAGGAGTTCGTATGCGATTCATCCTATGTGGTGGAGCCCCTTTATCTGCGGATTCACAGCGGTTCACCAACATCTGCATGGG GGCTATTATTGGTCAAGGATATGGCTTGACAGAAACATGTGCTGGAGCTGCTTTCACTGAGTGGGACGACCCGTCCGTGGGCCGTGTTGGACCTCCTCTTCCATGTTGCTACATTAAG CTTGTTTCTTGGGAAGAAGGTGGGTATACAGTGGCCGACAAGCCAATGCCCCGGGGTGAGGTTGTAGTTGGGGGATTCAGCGTGACTGCCGGTTACTTCAACTACCAAGAAAAGACTAATGAGGTCTACAAG GTTGATGAAAGGGGCATGCGTTGGTTCTATACTGGCGACATTGGGCAGTTTCACCCTGATGGATGCCTTGAAATTATTGATAGGAAGAAGGATATCGTCAAACTTCAACATGGAGAATATATCTCTCTTGGAAAG GTGGAGGCAGCATTAACGTCGAGTGACTATGTTGATAATATCATGGTACATGCAAATCCCTTCCACAACTATTGTGTTGCCCTAATTGTTCCATCCCGTCGCATGCTTGAGAAGTGGGCCCAGGAAGCTGGCATCCAGCACCAAAACTTTTCTGAACTGTGTAACGAAGCCGATGCTGTCAGTGAGGTTGAACAATCACTTTCCAAG GTAGCAAAAGCTTCGAGGTTGGACAAGTTTGAAACTCCAGCTAAGATCAAGTTGCTGCCAGATCCGTGGACACCCGAGTCTGGCTTGGTTACTGCTGCCCTCAAGATAAAGAGGGAGCAGCTGAAGTCCAAATTTAAAGATGAGCTCCAGAAACTGTACGAGTGA
- the LOC18105365 gene encoding uncharacterized protein LOC18105365, whose product MYGGIGLGFGKAVMSCGRHLHTTVSRDGATETLKRRVTELEKIRRSKKKSKKKDDIFVQVPESLSFLDTATMPMILTVVGTALFAKLLMMYDDSHSQEMIERKIKNAPVGQGTVRMLTREEWEEFREVRPRTPFESKLARPNARIRTEEPVRTDDLKDWTIDVLTDALTRVEESVKRNS is encoded by the exons ATGTATGGTGGTATTGGTCTAGGGTTTGGGAAAGCAGTTATGTCATGTGGGAGACACTTGCATACAACAGTGTCCCGTGATGGTGCCACGGAAACTCTGAAGAGAAGAGTAACGGAATTGGAGAAAATAAGGAGGTCAAAGAAgaagtctaaaaaaaaagacgacATTTTTGTCCAGGTTCCAGAATCCTTGTCATTTCTTGACACTGCAACTATGCCCATGATTCTCACTGTTGTTGGAACTGCACTCTTTGCAAAGCTACTCATGATG TATGATGATTCACACTCGCAAGAAATGATAGAGCGCAAAATTAAGAATGCCCCAGTTGGTCAAGGCACAGTTAGGATGCTTACTCGCGAGGAATGGGAGGAGTTTAGAGAAGTGAGGCCTAGGACTCCTTTTGAATCCAAGCTTGCTCGTCCTAATGCACGCATAAGAACTGAAGAACCGGTGCGCACG GACGATTTGAAGGACTGGACAATAGATGTGCTCACAGATGCCCTCACTCGTGTGGAAGAAAGTGTTAAACGCAATTCATAG
- the LOC7469339 gene encoding LOW QUALITY PROTEIN: long chain acyl-CoA synthetase 8 (The sequence of the model RefSeq protein was modified relative to this genomic sequence to represent the inferred CDS: deleted 1 base in 1 codon) → MADSEGSFPSSPVLDKLDSHDYSSVGKGYGTYGIVGAAAVAILIPILLSTIFMGKKKVKQRGVPVEVGGEAGYAVRNARHAELVEVPWKGATTMAALFEQSCRKHSQKRFLGTRKLISKEFVTASDGRKFEKLHLGDYEWQTYGQVFDRVCNFASGLIMLGHNEDARAAIFADTRAEWLIAFQGCFRQNITVVTMYASLGVDALIHSLNETQVSTLICDPKQLKTLAAISSKITTIKNVIYFEDGETTNDLGLSASTSYWKVSSFSEVEKLGKNSPVPPSLPTKNGIAVVMYTSGSTGQPKGVMITHGNIVATAAAVMMVIPKLSSNDVYLAYLPLAHVFELAAESVMLSVGCAIGYGSALTLTDTSNKIKKGTKGDASILNPTLMIAVPAILDRVRDGVLKKVEEKGGLAKKLFNIGCKRRMAAIEGSWFGTSALERMLWDVIAFKQIRAILGVRMQFILCGGAPLSGDSQRFTNICMGAIIGQAYGLTETCAGAAYTEWDDPSVGRVGPPLPCCYVKLVSWEEGGYTVADKPMPRGEVVVGGFSVTAGYFNYQEKTNEVYKVDERGMRWFYTGDIGQFHPDGCLEIIDRKKDIVKLQHGEYISLGKVEAALTSSDYVDNIMVHANPFHNYCVALIVPSHRILEKWAQEAGIQHQNFSELCNEADAVSEVEQSLSKVAKALRLDKFETPAKIKLLPDPWTPESGLVTASLKIKREQLKSKFKDELQKLGE, encoded by the exons ATGGCTGATTCCGAGGGAAGTTTTCCGAGCTCACCTGTTCTAGATAAATTGGACTCTCATGATTACTCGTCAGTTGGGAAAGGCTATGGAACATATGGCATTGTgggtgctgctgctgttgctatCCTCATACCTATATTACTTTCTACCATCTTCAtgggaaagaaaaaggtgaAACAGAGAGGAGTCCCGGTAGAGGTAGGCGGTGAGGCAGGTTATGCAGTTCGCAATGCCCGGCATGCTGAGCTAGTTGAAGTCCCTTGGAAAGGGGCAACAACCATGGCAGCTCTATTTGAGCAGTCTTGTAGAAAGCATTCG CAGAAGCGATTTCTTGGAACAAGGAAGCTAATTAGTAAGGAATTTGTTACTGCTAGTGATGGCAGGAAGTTTGAGAAGCTGCACCTGGGTGATTATGAATGGCAAACCTATGGACAGGTTTTTGATCGTGTTTGTAACTTTGCATCCGGGCTTATTATGTTAGGGCATAATGAGGATGCTCGTGCTGCAATTTTTGCTGATACTCGGGCTGAGTGGTTGATTGCCTTTCAG GGATGCTTTCGGCAGAACATTACTGTTGTCACTATGTATGCTTCTCTAGGTGTGGATGCTTTGATCCATTCCCTCAATGAG ACTCAAGTATCTACCCTGATCTGTGATCCCAAGCAGTTGAAAACGCTAGCTGCAATAAGCTCAAAAATAACAACTATTAAGAATGTCATTTACTTTGAAGATGGAGAAACTACAAATGATTTGGGCTTATCTGCGAGCACAAGCTATTGGAAGGTTTCATCTTTTTCTGAAGTTGAGAAACTAGGGAAGAACAGTCCTGTTCCTCCAAGCTTACCTACAAAGAATGGAATTGCTGTTGTTATGTACACAAGTGGCAGTACAGGCCAGCCAAAG GGAGTCATGATTACTCATGGCAACATTGTAGCCACTGCTGCAGCTGTTATGATGGTGATTCCAAAACTGAGTAGCAATGATGTATATTTGGCTTATTTGCCCCTAGCCCATGTTTTTGAACTGGCAGCTGAG TCTGTAATGTTGTCTGTAGGTTGTGCTATTGGCTATGGTTCGGCATTGACTTTGACAGACACAtctaacaaaattaagaaaggaACCAAGGGTGATGCATCTATATTAAATCCTACTCTCATGATAGCTGTTCCAGCCATACTAGATCGTGTCCGGGATGGAGTTCTAAAAAAG GTTGAGGAGAAGGGAGGGTTAGCAAAGAAGCTTTTCAACATTGGATGTAAGCGCCGAATGGCAGCCATAGAAGGAAGCTGGTTTGGTACTTCGGCACTGGAGAGAATGCTGTGGGATGTCATTGCCTTCAAACAAATACGTGCTATACTTGGAGTTCGTATGCAATTCATCCTATGTGGCGGAGCCCCTTTATCTGGGGATTCACAACGGTTCACCAACATCTGCATGGG GGCTATAATTGGTCAAGCATATGGGTTGACAGAAACATGTGCTGGAGCTGCTTACACTGAGTGGGATGACCCATCCGTGGGCCGTGTTGGACCTCCTCTTCCATGTTGCTACGTTAAG CTTGTTTCTTGGGAAGAAGGTGGGTATACAGTAGCCGACAAGCCAATGCCCCGGGGTGAGGTTGTAGTTGGGGGATTCAGCGTGACTGCCGGTTACTTCAACTACCAAGAAAAGACTAATGAGGTCTACAAG GTTGATGAAAGGGGCATGCGTTGGTTCTATACTGGCGACATTGGGCAGTTTCACCCTGATGGATGCCTTGAAATTATTGACAGGAAGAAGGATATCGTCAAACTTCAACATGGAGAGTATATCTCTCTTGGAAAG GTGGAGGCAGCATTAACATCGAGTGACTATGTTGATAATATCATGGTACATGCAAATCCCTTCCACAACTATTGTGTTGCCCTAATTGTTCCATCACATCGCATACTTGAGAAGTGGGCCCAGGAAGCTGGCATCCAGCACCAGAACTTTTCTGAACTGTGTAACGAAGCCGATGCTGTCAGTGAGGTTGAACAATCACTTTCCAAG GTAGCAAAAGCTTTGAGGTTGGACAAGTTTGAAACTCCAGCTAAGATCAAGTTGCTGCCAGATCCATGGACACCCGAGTCTGGCTTGGTTACTGCCTCCCTCAAGATAAAGAGGGAGCAGCTGAAGTCCAAATTTAAAGATGAGCTCCAGAAACTGGGTGAGTGA